In Lacerta agilis isolate rLacAgi1 chromosome 8, rLacAgi1.pri, whole genome shotgun sequence, one genomic interval encodes:
- the PLEKHF1 gene encoding pleckstrin homology domain-containing family F member 1: MVDHLANTEINSQRIATVESCFGASGQPLAIPGRVLLGEGILTKECRKKAKPRIFFLFNDILVYGSIVINRRKYSSQHIIPLDEVTLETLPDTLQMKNRWMIKTAKKSFVVSAASLTERKEWISHLEECIRHLLSKMGQQPPTEHAAPWIPDKATDICMRCTQTKFSTLTRRHHCRKCGFVVCGDCSRQRFLMPRLSPKPLRVCNLCYKQLVAAKKESEDQSKMVHSPLAGYEPSSGDDSDRSDEDRVEQWSAEAEFYTSDTAWSSFHS, from the coding sequence ATGGTAGACCATCTGGCCAACACTGAGATCAACAGCCAACGCATTGCGACTGTGGAAAGCTGCTTTGGAGCATCCGGCCAGCCGTTGGCCATACCTGGAAGGGTCCTCTTGGGCGAAGGGATTTTGACCAAAGAATGCCGGAAGAAAGCCAAACCGCGGATATTCTTCCTGTTCAACGACATCCTTGTGTATGGAAGCATTGTGATCAACAGGAGGAAGTACAGCTCCCAGCACATCATACCGCTTGACGAAGTCACCCTGGAGACTTTGCCGGATACCCTGCAGATGAAGAACCGTTGGATGATCAAAACAGCCAAGAAGTCCTTCGTCGTTTCCGCCGCCTCCCTGACCGAGAGGAAAGAATGGATCAGCCACTTGGAGGAATGCATCCGCCACTTGCTGTCTAAGATGGGCCAGCAGCCCCCCACGGAACATGCCGCCCCCTGGATCCCGGACAAGGCCACCGACATCTGCATGCGCTGCACGCAAACCAAGTTCTCCACTCTCACGCGCAGGCACCACTGTCGGAAGTGTGGCTTTGTGGTGTGCGGAGACTGCTCTCGGCAAAGGTTCCTGATGCCCCGGCTGTCCCCGAAGCCTTTAAGGGTGTGCAACCTTTGCTACAAACAGCTGGTGGCAGCGAAAAAGGAGAGCGAGGACCAGTCGAAGATGGTCCATTCTCCTCTGGCTGGCTATGAGCCTTCCAGCGGAGATGACAGCGACAGATCTGACGAGGACAGAGTGGAACAGTGGTCAGCGGAGGCAGAGTTTTACACGTCCGACACAGCTTGGTCATCTTTCCATAGCTGA